In Cryptomeria japonica chromosome 10, Sugi_1.0, whole genome shotgun sequence, a genomic segment contains:
- the LOC131030055 gene encoding plant cysteine oxidase 1 — MGMSVVQRLYELCKETFLPGGVVPPPPAIARMTAFLDTIKAVDVGLDEGAITEMGHSGPTRRRRQYRRSRTVTSLRPRQSPPVTYILIHECSTFSIGIFCLPSSAVIPLHDHAQMTVFSKILCGSMHIKAYDWLTPQPQLSFKHHFPLDLKLAALKVDGDFRAPCETSVLYPTSGGNIHSFTALTSCAVLDVLSPPYSGEPSYYIEYPCPDLPGNVEDRDSEEYVWLEQREKPKSFCLIPHPYRGPRIDFSF, encoded by the exons ATGGGTATGAGTGTAGTACAGAGGCTTTATGAGCTTTGCAAAGAGACGTTCTTGCCTGGAGGAGTTGTACCTCCACCACCAGCAATTGCCAGAATGACTGCTTTTCTCG ACACAATAAAAGCTGTAGACGTTGGGCTTGATGAAGGTGCAATAACAGAAATGGGGCATTCGGGACCCACCAGAAGACGAAGACAGTACAGACGTTCTAGAACTGTAACATCTCTTCGACCAAGACAGAGTCCTCCGGTCACATATATTCTCATACATGAATGTTCCACTTTCTCG ATAGGCATATTTTGCCTGCCAAGTTCAGCTGTAATTCCACTACATGATCATGCTCAGATGACAGTGTTCAGTAAGATTTTATGCGGTTCCATGCATATCAAAGCTTATGATTGGCTTACTCCTCAGCCACAACTTTCCTTCAAACACCATTTCCCACTGGACT TGAAGTTAGCAGCTCTAAAGGTGGATGGTGATTTCAGAGCCCCCTGTGAAACATCTGTATTGTACCCAACAAGTGGAGGCAACATTCATTCGTTCACAGCACTAACATCTTGTGCTGTTCTGGATGTTCTTTCTCCACCTTATTCAGGGGAACCCTCTTACTATATTGAATATCCTTGTCCAGACCTTCCTG GAAATGTCGAAGACAGAGACAGTGAAGAGTATGTGTGGTTAGAACAGAGAGAAAAGCCCAAAAGCTTTTGCTTGATTCCACATCCCTACAGGGGCCCAagaattgatttttctttttaa